Below is a genomic region from Rosa chinensis cultivar Old Blush chromosome 5, RchiOBHm-V2, whole genome shotgun sequence.
TTGGCGGTGTTGGTTTGCGCCAAAACTCTTATTCAATTATCAATTATATCTCTCACTTTCtctcaaaaagaaaattatatctCTCGCTTTTCCCAAAAGTGAGCGCCGTCACATTTTGCCATGCTCATCGACTTCTCTATTTTCCcaaatttgttttccttttttgggatagaatttttttttctttctatttcagTCATACGAGAAACATTTCTTATAATTCTTAAAATAATTATTATGTTATCTTGAcaagccaatttcaacaaatttAATTTAAGCATATTCAGAGAGAGTTTAACTTCGTAGTAGGTGTTTTCGCGAATCTAAGACATCGAATTGATGTTGATAGTTGGCTTGATCAGCTTCCTTTTTGTCATTCTTGCTATTCATTTTAATCTTTACAATTAGGCTGCTTTAGAGGCTTTGTTTTGTCAAAGAAATAATTTTCtattgaaaaaaattatattattaGGTCAATTTTGTATGTCTAATATTGTTTTGATTATAATATTCAAAATTTCTCAAACTAGAACTCTATTAAGTTCATAGAGTTTGACTCATTAAGTTGATAGAATTTGACTCTCATCACATTTTGTTAATCATCGAACAAGATGTAATGCAAAGATTAAGAAAGTAAAGAACGAGCAATACAATCATAGTGATCAAAATCATCTTCAAGAAAAGGTCCCTCAAGTTCCAACCTCGTAGAAGACGAGGATATGTATAACACTATATAGGCAAAACTACCTTAGGGCAATCCTAGAGTTTGTCTATATAACTTCCTTTATTTTAAGCCGAtttcaataaataattaattttattatgtaCACCTATCAACTACTCACATAATTttgtccaaaaaataaaatatggaGCGATTGTATTGAAATTTTTTGCTTGATCGTTGGTAAAAAGATTAAAATTAAAgctatttgatcaattttgacAAATTGGGTTATATTTTGAACTTATCTAATagtatttttaattaaaataaaaatgataacaaaatagaaaaatgtgGAAATGTGGAAAAGACACGACCAAATGCTTTAGAAGAAGAATAGGTCCCTTTCTTTGGACTTGGTTATTTGGCTACATGCCCATACACGTATCCAAAAATAAGGAGACTACCACTAATCGACATCAGAAACTGCCTTTCACGACTTTGACATCAATATGATAACTGTGCTTTTTGAATTTTAGTTAAAGAAACAAAGTAGATAGAGTTGCCTACACATCAAGTCATTCCGGCATTACATGTTGTATATCTGAGATAGTATCTTCCACCTAACCTTATTGGTTCATTAGCTTTTTAATTGATATTGGTAGAGACGTGAATTGTGATTATTAGAACCGATAACACAACatgttaaattaattttttatgaagaTTAAAGCTTTTAATGTTATCATCAATAGTGGTGTACTCATGATTTTATTTATACAAAGACATATTGTCATATTCTCTTTATTTTAATATGATGTGAGggcatataatatatatatatatatatatataattatatatatacagatctcaTCTAGAGCGGAGCTCTACTTTTaaattaacatgtgaagttcgagtttttggtcacttttcagtcgcatatgcacatctcgaccgtttcttttttaggtactagtgtatagatcatctctgcaaattttcagccaaattgatgatcgttaaggtatctaactcgcttaaactaaTAGacagactgaatctgtcaacctgaaccgtactagctttaacgCAATTATTAATACCTTAactatcatcattttggctgaaaatttgcagagatgatctatatactAGTACcttaaaactgaacggtcgagatgtgcatatgcgaccaaaaagtgaccaaaaactcgaacttcacactttaatttttaaagcggagctccgctctggataggatctgtgtatatgtatatatatatataggctaaAATTTTGTATGCTAACTAATAGATCATCAATTAACTCTACTGTAGACAAAAACTCAGTGAGTGCATAAGCCCTCACTTGCCCCCAGCTAGGTCCGCCGGTTAACATCAACAAAatattttagtgaattttctTACAAAGGCAATTCAAAATATACCCATGTATACCAAATGATATCTCAAAATAACAAGCTAACTTCTCCGCAATAGACAATGTTGTGCTCATGTTATAAGTGAGTAAGATAACATTTTTAGGATCTCGGGGACAAAGATAAACTGTAAAAGAGTGCGAGTATCACCTACTCAATTAGCTAAGAGTTCAATTGAATGAACCATATTTTTTGAACAACATTCCACCTCAAGGATCTGAATGTCAAGCTGTCAACCATTTATGTAACATAGAACGTACCCTATGTACATGAGTCAAATTAAGCTAGTGATTCTTTGTAATGACATTTGGTTATTCACTAATCAATGCTCTAATGACCTGTTTAACGAGTATATTATTGTCGTATGATTTGGATGGCTTAATATTTAACCAATCACTTTGTTGATCGTTAATTAGTTGAAGTTCCACACGTGTTATCTAACTGCAATTAGTTGCAGATACAAAAAATGTAAATTAGTCGTAAACCAGAATAGCATGTGTAATTAAATACCTTTCTATCAATAGTGCTACGTTCCCAACTTAATGGTCTACCTGCCCATCAAAGCTTGCAAATTAGTTGTTAGTGCTGGTCACAGTCGAGAGTTTCCATATGCAACTAGACACCAATTACGTCCATGTGACTGATGTGAGTCGGCTAGTTAGACACTAGCTAGACATCGTGACAAAATGTCAAAATTAGTTCTGAACCAGTTGAACTCAAATACTGATACTTGTCTTAAGTTATGTTTTGTACAGATTTTCAGAAGTAAATTTGATTAGTTAACTTATTTAACATTAGTTAATAATGAGGTGaagaatgtaaaactaaatGTCAAATTTTTTATGTATTTCAAAACTTTGTGAATGAATGACGCGATGCTAAAGAGTGTATTTTGACAGATAAATGCTATCAAGAGACATTTTAGAATACCATACTAAAAGCGGGAACTGGGGATGTAACTCAGATACTGATAATTGTGTTAAGGTTTGTTTTGCACAGACTTTTGGAAGCAAATTTAAACTTATTTAGCGTTGGTCAATAATGAGATGAAGAATGTAAAATCAAATGTTGAAACTTTTATGCATTTGAAAATGTTATCAATAAGTGATGCGATGCTAAAGAGTGTATTTAGACGAATAAATGTCATCAAGAGAAATTTCATAATAGTCCGCCGAAAGTGGGAAATTGAGTGCAGGCTATGAGATACAAGTATGACTAAGAGGCAGGAACATAACAACCGGGGATCCGTGGCGCAATGGTAGCGCGTCTGACTCCAGATCAGAAGGTTGCGTGTTCGATTCACGTCGGGTTCAAATCCCTCCCATCCCGGAATACTATTTTTTAGTTCAACCAccttttttttgtaaaaaaacCAACTACCCCAAAATCTCAGTCCCTTTTCAGCTACCTCGCCACTGTCCCTCTCATAAACCCTACTAACCTCCACCTCAACCCCTATGTCTCTCATCTCCCGCCTCCGCCAatccttcctcctcctccacacGCGCCGcctctcctccaccaccaccgaaCCCTCCTCCAGAGACAAAATCCGCTCCCTCATCGCCCATCTCAAAACCGAAAAAGACCCCCACAAAATCGTCTCCCTCTGCCAATCCGCCTGCCTCACCCCCGACTCCAACCTCCACCGCATCGCCCTCACGCGCGCCGTCACCTCCCTCCGCGACTCCCCCACCCAAGCCTCATCCCCCAATTCCTCGACCACTTCCTCCTCTCCCGCCCCGACCTCCAAACGCACCGTATCGCCTCCCACGTCATCCTCCTCTACGGCCGGGCCCGCATGCCCGACCACGCCGTCCGCACCTTCGAGCTTTGCCATGAACTCGGTATCCCCCAGGACGTGAAGCTCCTCAATGCCCTGTTATTATCTTGCGTTTTCGCCGAGGATTACAAAGAGGTCACTCGGATTTACCGCGACTTTCCGAAGATTTATGGGATCGAGCCAAATCTGGACACTTACAATTGCGCACTCAAATCCCTTTCGGAATCCGGTTCCACCAGCTCTGCCTACTCTGTCTTGGCGGAGATGGAGAGGAGGCGGATCAAGCCGGATGGGAACACGTTCGGGCACTTGCTTTCGGGGTTTTACAGCGAGGAGAGGTTTGAGGATGTGGGAAATGTGATCAATTTGATGGAGAAGCATGGGTTCCAACCGGGGCTTGATACCTACAACGTTAGGATTCGGAGTCTTTGTAAGTTGAAGAAGTCGATGGAGGCAGAGGCGTTGTTGGATGGGATGTTGGGGAGGGGTATCAAGCCGAATGCGGTCACGTTTTGCCATTTGATTCTCGGGTTTTGCAAGGAGGGGAATTTGGAGAAAGGGAAGAAGATGTttgagaagatggtggagagggGGTTTGAGCCGGATTGCAACTGCTATTATACTCTGGTGTACTACTTGTGCACAGGAGGGGATTTCGAGAGTGCGTTGAGGTTTGCTAAGGAGAGCATTGAGAAGAATTGGGTGCCGAATTTTGCTACGATGAGGTTGCTTGTGGATGGACTTGTGAGCATTGGGAAGGTGGCTGAGGCTCGCCAGCTTATCGGCCAGATGAAGGAGAAGTTCACTGTGAATCAACATAGGTGGAGTGAAGTTGAAGAAGGCTTGCCACAGTGAATGTCAGTGTGGAAGGTTTAGTGGTTTCTTTAGAATTGATATTCTGTGAATTCATATGGAAATAACTTAACAAGCTTCTGTGTCTATGTTGGTATGTTTCATGGTGCTTGAAGTTTAGTTGATGATATAGTTTATCAAGATTCTGTAGAAATAGACTTGGATTTCTTTGAGAGACAATTGATTCTGTATAACTTTTAGAAGGAAAAACTACTTTCAAATAGGCTGTACATTTTAGCAAAGAGGCCTAGGCAGAAATCTGGATACTGCACTTTTGATCTAATCATATCTCAGAGCTGGTTTGTTGTTCTGCCAGCCACATTGATCTTTATGTTATGATAAGTAGAACAGTTCTATCTCCTAAAAAGAAATCCGAAAGAACATACTGCATAAATGAAGTTCATTATGTGAGATGCAGGAATAGATAGATTTGAACGAAAACAGACCACAATGAATGGATGTGCATGTCCAAGTTAAGAGCAAAAACAAATCTTTTACTTAAACTATTGAGGACAACACTTAACTGGGGTCAACTGCCTTAAACGAATCAAAAGAAACATAGCAGTAGCTCAACGAATACCATAAACAAGTTCAAAGTGTGATACATGATTAGACGCGGTAAAACCAAAACAGTCGTTTGATTACTTCTTTTGATTTAGCGCTTGTTCATCGCTCCCTTATCTGGTTGTGACGGCATGATCCTCTAAGCCTCAGCAAAACGGTAGAAGTTTCTTCTGTAACAAGTAGCTCAAGATTCTTGTGATCATCCATTATGATTCCTAGGATATGTTCCGACATTGTACAATCTCTAGAGATTTGAGATTTGGAAAAAATTAGCCTAGCATGGATGCTAAATCATTATTGATCGTTCCATATAAACTGAGCTCACTTATAAACTGGCAATTAGCTTGGAGATAAGAAAACTTGGTGGTAGCCGAACCATATATGACCTCTTGTCAAATTCTTCCACTTAGGTGCAACCGACTTAAGAAGAACATCTTCCCACAACTTTTGAGGTACATAAAGTTCACGCAGTTCCGGTGTCCTGCAGTGCCCATCGACATGCATAACATTAGTAAAGTTT
It encodes:
- the LOC112168455 gene encoding pentatricopeptide repeat-containing protein At1g61870, mitochondrial, encoding MPDHAVRTFELCHELGIPQDVKLLNALLLSCVFAEDYKEVTRIYRDFPKIYGIEPNLDTYNCALKSLSESGSTSSAYSVLAEMERRRIKPDGNTFGHLLSGFYSEERFEDVGNVINLMEKHGFQPGLDTYNVRIRSLCKLKKSMEAEALLDGMLGRGIKPNAVTFCHLILGFCKEGNLEKGKKMFEKMVERGFEPDCNCYYTLVYYLCTGGDFESALRFAKESIEKNWVPNFATMRLLVDGLVSIGKVAEARQLIGQMKEKFTVNQHRWSEVEEGLPQ